Proteins co-encoded in one Natronorubrum daqingense genomic window:
- a CDS encoding BMP family lipoprotein, whose protein sequence is MAQNRRRFLAGASIAGLTTVAGCVGGFGDEDESEYQVGMVYSTGGLGDNSFNDMASQGIDDATDEFDVGYQESEPSEQSEFDNMQRDYAEPGDYDLVTCVGYEQEDALEDNAEEYDEQNFIIIDTVVDADNVRSYTFDEPGGSFQVGHLAGLLTTEEFSAGDSETDPDETVVGFVGGDESPLIESFEAGFTAGVEYANDDVDVESIYVDSFDDTSGGREAASTLYEDQGADIIFHAAGGAGIGVFQVAEEEGRFAIGVDADQSVQEEDYADVILASMVKRVDEAVLTAVESIVNDEFEGGDVEELGLEDDGVDVVLGDTIGDEIPDDILDELEESEEEIIDGDIDVPDDPDDV, encoded by the coding sequence ATGGCGCAGAATCGACGGCGGTTCCTTGCGGGTGCAAGTATTGCGGGATTAACCACTGTCGCCGGTTGCGTTGGGGGATTCGGTGACGAAGACGAATCTGAGTACCAGGTCGGGATGGTGTACTCCACCGGCGGCCTCGGTGACAACTCGTTTAACGACATGGCGAGCCAGGGCATCGACGATGCGACGGACGAGTTCGACGTCGGATACCAAGAGTCCGAGCCCAGCGAGCAAAGCGAGTTCGACAACATGCAACGCGACTACGCCGAACCCGGTGACTACGACCTCGTCACCTGCGTCGGCTACGAGCAAGAAGACGCACTCGAGGACAACGCCGAGGAGTACGACGAACAGAACTTCATCATCATCGACACCGTCGTCGACGCGGACAACGTCCGTAGCTACACGTTCGACGAACCCGGCGGCTCGTTTCAAGTCGGCCACCTCGCGGGTCTGCTGACGACCGAAGAGTTCTCGGCCGGGGACAGCGAGACAGACCCGGACGAAACAGTCGTCGGCTTCGTCGGTGGCGACGAATCGCCGCTGATCGAATCCTTCGAGGCCGGTTTCACCGCCGGCGTCGAGTACGCGAACGACGACGTCGACGTCGAGAGCATCTACGTCGACTCCTTCGACGACACGTCCGGCGGCCGTGAAGCAGCCTCGACGCTGTACGAAGATCAAGGCGCGGACATCATCTTCCACGCGGCTGGCGGTGCCGGAATCGGCGTCTTCCAAGTCGCAGAGGAAGAAGGTCGGTTCGCGATCGGCGTCGACGCCGATCAATCGGTTCAGGAAGAAGACTACGCGGACGTCATCCTCGCGAGCATGGTCAAGCGAGTCGACGAAGCAGTCCTCACGGCGGTCGAATCGATCGTCAACGACGAGTTCGAAGGCGGCGACGTCGAAGAACTCGGACTCGAGGACGACGGCGTCGACGTCGTCCTCGGCGACACGATCGGCGACGAGATCCCGGACGATATCCTCGACGAACTCGAGGAGTCCGAAGAAGAGATCATCGACGGCGATATCGACGTTCCAGACGACCCAGACGACGTCTAA
- a CDS encoding phosphohexomutase domain-containing protein encodes MTLFGTAGIRGPVEAVSPSRALAVGQAAGDPDTAFVVGRDGRETGPALAAAIEAGLESAGSDVYRLGEVPTPTLAYASRGRKGVMLTASHNPPEDNGIKLFTDGVEFDQTAEHAIESLVVGEEPREPAEWDEWGKSGSFDVLEEYRDAVVEYVAEQAAPGSDDGSTADRSPLEGLSVAVDCGNGMAAHATPHVLSRLGADVVALNANVDGHFGARPSKPTPETLTDFAAFLESASVDVGLAHDGDADRLVVLGPDGDVIHEDTVLAVVAAHYTAESDAEDPVVVTTPNASARIDERVREAGGRVERVRLGALHEGIARERERAAETGGETAVVFAAEPWKHIHTHFGGWIDGVASAAIVATLVAEAGDTETLRKPVTERPYRKVSVDCPDHAKAETMAALERELPQAFAGAAVDTDYGVRLEFEDASWILVRPSGTEPYVRIYAESDTVDELVADARSVVEATVESHR; translated from the coding sequence ATGACGCTCTTTGGAACAGCGGGGATTCGTGGTCCAGTCGAAGCGGTCTCTCCGTCGCGTGCGCTCGCGGTCGGCCAGGCCGCCGGCGATCCCGACACGGCGTTCGTCGTCGGACGCGACGGCAGAGAAACCGGCCCGGCACTCGCCGCAGCCATCGAAGCCGGCCTCGAGAGCGCCGGCTCCGACGTCTATCGACTCGGAGAGGTTCCGACGCCGACGCTCGCGTACGCCTCGCGGGGGCGCAAGGGAGTCATGCTCACCGCGAGTCACAACCCGCCCGAGGACAACGGCATCAAACTCTTCACGGACGGCGTCGAGTTCGATCAGACCGCAGAGCACGCCATCGAATCGCTGGTCGTCGGCGAGGAGCCACGCGAACCGGCCGAGTGGGACGAGTGGGGGAAATCGGGCTCGTTCGACGTGCTCGAGGAGTACCGAGATGCGGTCGTCGAGTACGTGGCCGAACAGGCGGCCCCCGGGAGTGACGACGGGTCGACAGCCGACCGCTCGCCGCTCGAGGGGCTCTCCGTCGCCGTCGACTGTGGCAACGGGATGGCCGCCCACGCGACGCCACACGTCCTCTCCCGCCTGGGTGCGGACGTGGTCGCGCTCAACGCGAACGTCGACGGCCACTTCGGCGCTCGCCCGAGCAAGCCGACGCCGGAGACGCTCACCGACTTCGCCGCCTTCCTCGAGTCCGCTTCCGTCGACGTCGGTCTGGCGCACGACGGGGATGCCGACCGACTGGTCGTCCTCGGCCCCGACGGCGACGTGATTCACGAAGATACGGTCCTCGCGGTCGTCGCGGCCCACTACACCGCTGAAAGCGACGCGGAGGACCCGGTCGTCGTCACGACGCCGAACGCCTCCGCGCGGATCGACGAACGAGTTCGTGAGGCGGGCGGCCGCGTCGAACGCGTCCGACTCGGCGCGCTTCACGAGGGGATCGCTCGAGAGCGCGAGCGAGCGGCCGAAACCGGTGGTGAGACGGCCGTCGTCTTCGCCGCCGAACCCTGGAAGCACATCCACACGCATTTCGGCGGCTGGATCGACGGCGTCGCCAGCGCGGCGATCGTCGCCACGCTCGTCGCCGAGGCTGGCGATACCGAAACGCTCCGCAAACCCGTCACCGAACGGCCGTACCGAAAAGTCAGCGTCGACTGTCCCGATCACGCCAAAGCCGAGACCATGGCCGCCCTCGAGCGAGAACTCCCCCAGGCCTTCGCCGGGGCGGCTGTCGACACCGACTACGGCGTCCGCCTCGAGTTCGAGGACGCCTCCTGGATTCTCGTGCGACCGAGCGGAACGGAGCCCTACGTGCGGATCTACGCCGAAAGCGACACCGTCGACGAACTCGTCGCGGACGCGCGGTCGGTCGTCGAAGCCACGGTCGAATCACATCGGTAG
- a CDS encoding MaoC family dehydratase, producing MSDQNTAARNVTAVTEAWTSMARTFVENATALNRSMASSFLTPQFANGSDSEAVAASISSVEHSDLEWDFERTVDDPDEIEVGDAVTFEKTITEDDVREFARISGDTNRLHLDEAFAADTRFGERIVHGTLVSGLISAALARLPGLTVYLSQDLEFSGPVAIGDRVSARVEVAEDLGNRQYRLETVVRNEAEDVTVIDGEAVVLIDELPDQ from the coding sequence ATGTCCGACCAGAACACCGCGGCACGAAACGTAACAGCCGTTACCGAGGCGTGGACGTCGATGGCACGGACGTTCGTCGAGAACGCAACGGCCCTCAACCGGTCGATGGCCTCGAGTTTCCTGACGCCGCAGTTTGCGAATGGTTCCGACAGCGAGGCCGTCGCCGCGTCCATTTCGTCGGTCGAACACTCGGATCTCGAGTGGGACTTCGAGCGAACGGTCGACGATCCGGACGAGATCGAGGTCGGAGACGCCGTCACGTTCGAGAAGACCATCACCGAAGACGACGTTCGCGAGTTCGCCCGCATCAGCGGCGACACCAATCGCTTACATCTAGACGAGGCGTTCGCCGCGGACACGCGCTTTGGCGAGCGAATCGTCCACGGGACGCTCGTCTCCGGGCTCATCAGTGCCGCCCTCGCTCGCCTCCCCGGCCTCACGGTTTATCTCTCTCAGGACCTCGAGTTCAGCGGGCCCGTCGCCATCGGCGATCGCGTCTCCGCCCGCGTCGAAGTCGCCGAGGATCTCGGCAACCGTCAATATCGCCTCGAGACGGTCGTCCGGAACGAAGCCGAGGACGTCACCGTCATCGACGGCGAAGCCGTCGTTCTGATCGACGAACTTCCGGACCAATAG
- a CDS encoding AbrB/MazE/SpoVT family DNA-binding domain-containing protein, which yields MTDDPDPSRWFPPALFAEQMQETGEQWAESQQELLEAMMASSQSTPFDASSAIGPMTLGTATFKARVQSGGRISVPEPERDALDIEEGDIVQTIVVPVKRDREEDD from the coding sequence ATGACGGACGACCCCGATCCATCGCGCTGGTTCCCGCCCGCACTGTTCGCCGAGCAGATGCAAGAAACTGGAGAACAGTGGGCCGAGTCCCAACAGGAGTTGCTCGAGGCGATGATGGCCAGCAGTCAGTCGACGCCATTCGACGCGTCCTCGGCGATCGGACCGATGACGCTCGGCACGGCGACGTTCAAGGCTCGCGTCCAGAGCGGCGGCCGAATCAGCGTTCCCGAACCGGAACGGGACGCCCTCGACATCGAAGAGGGCGACATCGTTCAGACGATCGTGGTCCCCGTCAAACGCGACCGCGAGGAAGACGACTGA